TCTAATTCCGAACCTTCCGTATCAGAAGATTCGTCATCGCTATGACTCTGATCTCTACTTTGTTGTTCTTCGTCTCTACTACGGGATTTTGTTGAAGTTACCGATTCTACGCGACTTACCCTCCGTGGTGTGGAGGTAAGAGGCCCTGGCCTTACAGGCTCGCTAGTCACAGCCTGACCTAAAGGAAGGTTCTGTACAGCAGATGACGACTCCTCTAGAGGTAATGATGACGAGGGAGCTTGGTAGTTAGGAGAAAATGGATTATATAAGTCATGAAGGAATGAGAAGTCCCTAGGTGAAAATAGAGAGTGTTCTTCATTTTCTAAGGATATAAAGTCAGAATCCGCTTCTGAGGCTTCTAGGTGATTGCCAGATGTATGATGCAGCACTCCTTGGGAGTTTTGTCTGACGTATCTATGCCGGGCATTCGTGCGATTTTCTTGATCTGCATGCTCACGTCGAGCCTCGGAAGCAAAATCTCGTCTTCTTTCCTGAGAAACACGTCTGGCATCTCTTTCAGAAGGTGCATTGGGAGTGATAGACTGCTCGGAAATGTCTATAACTTTTTGCTGAGCCTTGATTAAAGCTTGAGTTTTAAAGTGTTGGAACGTGACCTTACTCAATGATACTAACGCCAGACCTATGGTCATAAAGCCCATAAGGAATTGAGGATTCGTCAGAATAAGCGTACTACCTCCCGCAGTGAAGTAGGCAGAGGCAATTAAAGCCGAAGCAATGCCTAGAAGAATAAAGGGTAAAAGAACAGCTGTGATCGTGTCGGCAATTTTTTGTGACTTTGGTGTGTCGGCAATATCAGAAACGAGCATAGTCAATCCCAAAGCACCAAAGATAAACCCGGGAATTAATCCAAAGAGTAATAAACCTTGCCCCTGAGAGGTGACAAGAATACCAATGATCGAGATCACAGCAATAGCAATTATCCCTATGTCAAAGATGTAACGCATCTTGGGATTACGATCAGGAAGAGAAAGCAGCCTGCCAAAAAATCCTGTGGAAGTCGCTCCGATACGCTTACCTATGCTTGTAGGCGATGCAGGTACGTGATTTCTTGGAATCGGTTGGTGTGATTGCCCTAAAGGATCTAAAGGATTGCCCATGTATTCAGCTCTATTTTTCTTTGTATAGTCTTTAGTTGTTAAAACAGTTTTAAATGTGTTAGTTAACAACTGGTAAATTATATTATAAAAGTTATCTTCGTTTAGTTGTGATAGTTTTATTCTTTAACTATGTTAATTTTAGGTAAAGATCCTCTCCTTAGCAAAACTTCAGGTGAGGATTTCCCGAGATATGACCTAGTAAGAACAAAATGAAAAATTCAATATTTTCGTTTTCTGGAGTTTACGCATCGAGGTTTGCGGCTTCAGAA
Above is a genomic segment from Chlamydia abortus containing:
- a CDS encoding IncV family inclusion membrane protein, which produces MGNPLDPLGQSHQPIPRNHVPASPTSIGKRIGATSTGFFGRLLSLPDRNPKMRYIFDIGIIAIAVISIIGILVTSQGQGLLLFGLIPGFIFGALGLTMLVSDIADTPKSQKIADTITAVLLPFILLGIASALIASAYFTAGGSTLILTNPQFLMGFMTIGLALVSLSKVTFQHFKTQALIKAQQKVIDISEQSITPNAPSERDARRVSQERRRDFASEARREHADQENRTNARHRYVRQNSQGVLHHTSGNHLEASEADSDFISLENEEHSLFSPRDFSFLHDLYNPFSPNYQAPSSSLPLEESSSAVQNLPLGQAVTSEPVRPGPLTSTPRRVSRVESVTSTKSRSRDEEQQSRDQSHSDDESSDTEGSELENPRDRKKRKKKN